One stretch of Leptospira mtsangambouensis DNA includes these proteins:
- a CDS encoding ABC1 kinase family protein, with the protein MDSLSEIVSFGWQSSLRVAHSSFVFTSKAFGILAQLAKGEPNHREIAITLRDAFSHLGATYIKLGQFIASAPSLFPKEYVEEMQACLDSVRPVAFRDIRSSVERELGGKLENLFHSFEETPLASASIAQVHAAVTKEGLDVVVKVQRPDVHLTLKTDMQILGILTKILEFIAPDFKKSGLTAMFEEFQISILQEIDFIQEAKNIEEFEDYLLRAKESRARVPRVYHTLSSKKVLTMERFYGVPITDEVGLRKFTNNPRKILSDALEIWFSSLSNQGFFHADVHAGNLMILKDGTIGFIDFGIVGRISPKIWKGLMLFTQGIGISEPTLVAQGLVEMDSTNSGVNPTVLAKELDSVFNELESVYVHLTDNEMFDESRVNRIMYDMKEIAEKNGLKIPREFALLMKQMLYFDRYVKSIAPEINLFRDSQKFAIS; encoded by the coding sequence ATGGATTCCCTTTCTGAAATCGTTTCTTTTGGTTGGCAATCAAGCCTACGAGTCGCCCATTCCAGTTTTGTCTTCACTTCAAAAGCCTTTGGGATCCTGGCCCAACTTGCCAAAGGAGAACCAAACCACAGAGAAATTGCCATCACTCTCAGGGATGCCTTTTCCCACCTAGGGGCAACCTATATCAAGTTAGGGCAGTTCATTGCTAGCGCCCCTTCCCTGTTTCCCAAAGAATATGTGGAAGAGATGCAGGCTTGTTTGGACTCCGTACGACCTGTGGCCTTTCGGGACATTCGATCTTCCGTAGAACGGGAATTGGGTGGGAAACTCGAAAATTTATTCCATAGTTTTGAAGAAACTCCCCTAGCCTCCGCATCCATTGCACAAGTTCATGCTGCCGTTACCAAAGAAGGTTTGGATGTGGTTGTAAAAGTCCAAAGGCCGGATGTCCACCTAACATTGAAAACCGACATGCAAATACTCGGAATCCTAACTAAAATTTTAGAATTCATTGCTCCCGACTTTAAAAAATCAGGTCTTACTGCGATGTTCGAAGAATTTCAAATTTCAATCTTACAGGAAATCGATTTTATCCAAGAAGCCAAAAACATCGAAGAGTTTGAAGATTATCTTTTGCGAGCCAAAGAATCAAGAGCACGAGTTCCTAGAGTGTATCATACCCTTTCTTCCAAAAAAGTTTTAACAATGGAACGATTCTACGGAGTTCCCATCACGGATGAAGTTGGTCTTCGTAAATTCACAAACAATCCAAGAAAGATTCTAAGTGATGCTCTGGAAATTTGGTTTTCTTCTTTATCCAACCAAGGTTTTTTCCATGCAGATGTCCATGCTGGAAATTTAATGATTCTAAAAGATGGAACTATCGGTTTTATTGATTTTGGTATTGTTGGAAGAATTTCTCCGAAAATTTGGAAAGGATTGATGTTATTCACCCAAGGAATTGGGATCAGCGAACCCACGTTAGTGGCGCAAGGATTGGTCGAAATGGATTCAACAAATAGCGGAGTCAATCCGACTGTCCTTGCAAAAGAACTAGATTCCGTTTTTAATGAGTTAGAATCAGTTTATGTCCATTTGACCGATAATGAGATGTTTGACGAATCTAGGGTAAATCGAATCATGTACGACATGAAGGAAATTGCAGAAAAAAATGGATTAAAAATTCCGAGAGAATTTGCCCTTCTCATGAAACAGATGTTATATTTTGATAGATACGTTAAATCAATCGCACCAGAAATCAATTTATTCCGTGATTCGCAAAAATTTGCAATTTCCTAA